A genome region from Natranaeroarchaeum sulfidigenes includes the following:
- a CDS encoding AbrB/MazE/SpoVT family DNA-binding domain-containing protein → MGRSKERTVGERGQVTLPKELREKLGIDGGDEVLVHEEDGKITIEKPMSREEIAEGYRQYAADAEALEAEMAGVSREANDRLGDSPEW, encoded by the coding sequence ATGGGTCGAAGCAAGGAGCGTACGGTCGGTGAACGCGGACAGGTCACTCTACCGAAAGAACTGCGAGAGAAACTGGGTATCGACGGAGGTGACGAGGTACTCGTCCACGAAGAGGACGGGAAGATCACGATCGAGAAACCCATGAGCCGCGAGGAAATAGCTGAGGGCTATCGACAGTATGCGGCAGACGCAGAAGCTCTCGAAGCCGAGATGGCTGGCGTGTCTCGCGAGGCCAACGACCGTCTTGGCGATTCTCCGGAGTGGTAA
- a CDS encoding MFS transporter, with amino-acid sequence MTGTPGSGGDGGSTRERRISEDDRSPEFEKPPRLIILSVVASTFLVGFGGGIVFPIFPTIGTVLGISPVLVGVILSANRFSRLVSNAPAGAFVDAYGTRRPFVIGLGIQTIATVGYVVALQSSLPGVWFFIARVLHGAGSALVLATSYTIIADVTSPESRGTSMGLIRGGSILGFPTGLVIGGVISELAGNAEAFLFAAGFALIATLLGVASVPETHVTERDNRSLEPLNVDTSLPTVTLGCVNFGIWFGYLGVLLASLVLFLERADISVLGFGPQGTSGIFMGATILVEVVTMTVGGYITDGRRSRVPTLLCSLCLFSAGLAILPWARSAELLIGACLMVGIGSGGTLGPLMALLADFTPSDRMGRASGSINVFSDIGGGLGPVIGLPLIDRIGFTVVYTGSAVVALFGAVCLLAGLYLQTGRLFPATGAITKRAEVDS; translated from the coding sequence ATGACCGGGACCCCCGGTAGTGGGGGCGATGGCGGATCGACGCGAGAACGCCGTATTTCGGAGGACGATCGTAGCCCGGAGTTCGAGAAGCCCCCTCGACTGATCATACTCTCGGTCGTCGCCAGTACGTTCCTCGTGGGGTTTGGTGGCGGGATCGTTTTTCCGATCTTTCCGACGATCGGGACTGTGCTCGGCATTTCGCCAGTACTGGTCGGGGTGATTCTGAGTGCAAACCGGTTCTCGCGGCTCGTTTCGAATGCCCCCGCCGGTGCGTTCGTTGACGCCTACGGAACCCGAAGACCGTTCGTCATCGGGCTCGGTATTCAGACGATCGCGACAGTTGGCTACGTCGTGGCGCTCCAATCGTCCCTCCCGGGCGTCTGGTTCTTCATCGCACGGGTGCTCCATGGGGCCGGCAGCGCGCTCGTGCTCGCGACCTCCTACACGATCATTGCAGATGTCACCAGCCCTGAGTCCAGAGGCACCAGCATGGGACTGATCCGGGGCGGGAGTATCCTCGGATTTCCCACGGGGCTGGTCATCGGCGGCGTCATCAGCGAACTCGCCGGCAACGCCGAGGCGTTCCTGTTTGCCGCCGGGTTCGCGCTGATTGCGACTCTCCTGGGCGTTGCATCGGTTCCGGAAACCCACGTGACAGAGCGGGATAATCGGTCACTCGAACCGTTGAACGTCGACACGAGTCTCCCGACGGTCACGCTCGGCTGTGTCAACTTCGGCATCTGGTTCGGGTATCTCGGGGTGTTGCTCGCGTCGCTGGTGTTGTTCCTCGAACGCGCCGACATCAGCGTTCTGGGGTTCGGTCCACAGGGCACGTCCGGCATCTTCATGGGCGCGACGATTCTCGTCGAGGTAGTCACAATGACTGTCGGTGGCTACATTACCGACGGTCGACGATCGCGGGTCCCGACACTGCTTTGCTCGCTCTGTCTGTTCTCAGCCGGGCTAGCGATCTTGCCGTGGGCCCGGTCCGCTGAGCTGCTGATCGGTGCATGTCTGATGGTTGGGATCGGTTCCGGTGGGACGCTCGGACCGCTCATGGCACTGCTGGCTGATTTCACGCCCAGTGACCGGATGGGGCGGGCGAGCGGCTCGATCAACGTTTTCAGTGACATCGGCGGAGGGCTGGGCCCGGTCATCGGTCTCCCGCTGATCGATCGAATCGGGTTCACGGTCGTCTACACAGGCTCCGCGGTCGTCGCCCTGTTTGGAGCGGTCTGTCTGCTCGCCGGACTGTATCTGCAGACCGGTCGGCTGTTTCCCGCCACGGGAGCGATCACGAAGCGGGCCGAGGTTGATTCCTGA
- the nikR gene encoding nickel-responsive transcriptional regulator NikR has translation MADSVERVSLTTDPELIDELDAVVEEWGYASRSKAFRDALRLFLTDRHWDDDTDRHHSGSITIVYDHDVPGLNDELLDIQHDNEEVIVSTQHVHFAAHRCLETIVVDGPGGSIRELVHRMESLGGVKQVRFIAV, from the coding sequence ATGGCAGACAGTGTGGAACGGGTGAGCCTCACGACTGATCCGGAGTTGATCGACGAGCTCGATGCGGTCGTCGAAGAATGGGGATACGCGAGCCGGTCGAAGGCGTTCCGGGACGCCTTGCGGCTGTTCCTGACGGATCGACACTGGGACGACGATACCGACCGTCACCACAGCGGCTCGATCACGATCGTCTACGATCACGACGTTCCGGGTCTGAACGACGAACTGCTCGATATTCAACACGACAACGAGGAAGTGATCGTGTCGACACAACACGTCCACTTTGCTGCACACCGCTGTCTGGAGACGATCGTCGTCGACGGTCCCGGCGGTTCGATCCGGGAGCTGGTCCATCGAATGGAATCGCTCGGTGGCGTCAAGCAGGTGCGGTTCATCGCAGTCTGA
- a CDS encoding metal ABC transporter permease: protein MDGISRPTGRRLESIALVVSAPFLLGFVAIAFGLMPERFFERACAVGESAGTRIACYGFMWNAVTTGIFIGLIGPLVGTYLVHREMALIGETLAHTAFAGVAFGTLVLGASGWETPLLLTALGAAVVGAVGVQLLADRTDAHGDVPVAIVLTGSFAVGALFLDLGGGFAFVDINSYLFGSISITDDRSVALMAILTGIVVGTVATTYKQLLFITFDPRAARVARLPVSRYNGLLVVLTALVVVGAMQILGVILVAAMLIVPVAAASQVADSFRGAMTGSIVVGELSVLGGLALSWQYSLRPGATIVVIAIGVYLVAVAITTVDRRAISPR from the coding sequence ATGGATGGGATCTCTCGACCGACTGGCCGCCGACTGGAGTCCATCGCGCTGGTCGTCTCCGCCCCGTTCCTGCTCGGCTTCGTCGCCATCGCCTTTGGACTCATGCCGGAGCGGTTCTTCGAGCGTGCGTGTGCAGTGGGTGAATCGGCAGGGACGCGGATCGCCTGCTACGGCTTCATGTGGAACGCAGTGACCACCGGGATCTTCATCGGGTTGATCGGCCCGCTCGTCGGCACCTACCTGGTTCACCGGGAGATGGCGCTGATCGGCGAGACGCTGGCTCACACCGCGTTCGCAGGTGTTGCGTTCGGGACACTCGTGCTCGGCGCATCCGGATGGGAGACGCCACTTTTGCTCACCGCACTCGGTGCAGCCGTCGTCGGTGCCGTCGGTGTCCAACTGCTCGCCGATCGGACCGACGCCCACGGTGATGTCCCCGTCGCGATCGTGCTGACCGGGAGCTTCGCGGTGGGGGCACTCTTTCTCGATCTGGGTGGGGGCTTCGCGTTCGTCGATATCAACAGCTATCTGTTCGGGAGTATCTCGATTACCGACGACAGAAGCGTCGCGCTGATGGCGATTCTCACCGGGATCGTCGTCGGGACCGTGGCGACGACGTACAAACAGCTCCTGTTTATCACCTTCGATCCGCGGGCGGCCCGGGTTGCACGACTCCCCGTTTCGCGGTACAACGGACTGCTTGTCGTACTGACGGCACTGGTCGTCGTGGGCGCAATGCAGATCCTGGGCGTTATTCTCGTCGCCGCCATGCTGATCGTTCCGGTTGCCGCCGCGTCGCAGGTCGCGGATAGCTTTCGTGGGGCGATGACCGGCTCCATCGTCGTCGGGGAGCTCTCGGTGCTCGGCGGCCTTGCGCTCTCCTGGCAGTACAGTCTGCGCCCGGGGGCAACAATCGTAGTTATCGCCATCGGAGTCTATCTCGTCGCGGTGGCGATCACGACGGTCGACCGACGAGCCATCAGTCCCCGATGA
- the ureC gene encoding urease subunit alpha, which yields MTRELSRQQYTDLYGATEGDRLRLGDTELIAEIETDYGTPGEEAVFGGGKTMRDGMGMAPGTGSAEGALDWAFTNVVIIDPTLGVVKGDIGVKDGEIVGIGKAGNPATMDGVDMVIGQNTDTIPADGMIATPGALDIHVHFNSPQLFEHALGSGITTMLGGGFGGGATTCTPGPENIKRLLQSADEWPMNVGVYGKGNSSKPGSLHEQVEAGACGLKLHEDWGTTPEAIDTCLDVAEQEDIQVCIHTDTLNESGFVEHTFDAIGERAIHMFHIEGAGGGHAPDVLELVGHQHMLPSSTNPSMPFTTNTVDEHLDMVMVCHHLDSDVPEDVAFAESRIRAETLAAEDVLHDEGAISMMTSDSQAMGRQAEVIARTWQTADKMKRQRGPLPEDEGTDADNARIARYVAKYTINPAITAGIDDYVGSLEPGKMADLVLWEPDFFGIKPHTVIKGGFPTWSEMGEANGSLMTCEPVVSRPRAGAMGTAKNDVSITFVSEAAEAAGVGEEYGLETDTVAVEGLREVRKADMLHNTYCPDEIEIDAQTFEVSIDGEHVTCEPAEEIALAQRYML from the coding sequence ATGACACGAGAGCTCTCACGGCAGCAGTACACCGACCTGTACGGAGCGACTGAAGGTGACCGGCTTCGGCTGGGCGACACCGAGCTGATCGCCGAGATCGAGACTGATTACGGTACCCCCGGTGAGGAGGCCGTCTTCGGCGGCGGGAAGACGATGCGTGACGGGATGGGGATGGCCCCGGGTACGGGTAGCGCCGAGGGCGCACTCGACTGGGCCTTCACGAACGTCGTCATTATCGACCCGACTCTCGGGGTCGTGAAAGGCGACATCGGTGTCAAGGACGGCGAAATCGTCGGGATCGGCAAGGCCGGAAACCCGGCGACGATGGACGGCGTGGACATGGTGATCGGACAGAACACCGATACGATCCCGGCGGATGGGATGATCGCGACGCCGGGTGCGCTCGACATTCACGTGCACTTCAACAGCCCACAGCTGTTCGAGCACGCGCTCGGGTCGGGCATCACGACGATGCTGGGGGGTGGCTTCGGCGGCGGTGCAACGACGTGTACACCTGGTCCCGAAAACATCAAGCGACTGCTGCAGTCGGCCGACGAGTGGCCGATGAACGTCGGCGTCTACGGTAAGGGCAACTCCTCGAAACCCGGCTCGCTCCACGAACAGGTCGAGGCGGGAGCGTGTGGTCTCAAGCTACACGAGGACTGGGGGACGACCCCCGAAGCGATCGACACCTGTCTGGATGTCGCCGAACAGGAGGACATTCAGGTCTGTATTCACACCGACACGCTCAACGAGTCCGGCTTCGTCGAGCACACCTTCGATGCGATCGGCGAGCGAGCGATCCACATGTTCCACATCGAAGGGGCGGGCGGCGGTCACGCGCCCGACGTCCTCGAGCTCGTTGGCCACCAGCACATGCTCCCTTCGTCGACGAACCCCTCGATGCCGTTTACCACGAACACCGTCGACGAGCACCTCGATATGGTGATGGTCTGTCACCATCTCGACTCGGACGTCCCCGAAGACGTCGCCTTCGCGGAATCACGGATCCGTGCCGAGACGCTGGCCGCAGAAGACGTGCTCCACGACGAGGGAGCGATCAGTATGATGACCAGCGACTCCCAGGCGATGGGACGACAGGCCGAAGTCATCGCCCGGACGTGGCAGACTGCGGATAAGATGAAACGACAGCGCGGTCCGCTACCCGAGGACGAAGGGACCGACGCGGACAACGCCCGGATCGCGCGATACGTCGCCAAGTACACGATCAATCCGGCGATCACCGCGGGGATCGACGATTACGTCGGCTCGCTGGAACCCGGCAAGATGGCTGACCTCGTGTTGTGGGAGCCCGACTTCTTCGGCATCAAGCCCCACACCGTGATCAAAGGCGGTTTCCCGACGTGGAGCGAGATGGGCGAGGCCAACGGCTCGTTGATGACCTGCGAGCCCGTCGTTTCGCGTCCACGCGCTGGTGCAATGGGCACGGCCAAGAACGATGTAAGTATCACGTTTGTCAGCGAGGCGGCAGAGGCCGCCGGCGTCGGCGAGGAGTACGGTCTCGAAACGGATACCGTTGCCGTGGAAGGGCTGCGGGAGGTCCGGAAAGCCGACATGCTGCACAACACGTACTGTCCCGACGAGATCGAGATCGACGCACAGACCTTCGAGGTATCGATCGACGGCGAGCACGTAACCTGCGAACCTGCCGAGGAGATCGCACTCGCACAGCGGTACATGCTCTGA
- a CDS encoding GNAT family N-acetyltransferase, giving the protein MFPERIETERLRLERLGHEHVDVFEYHELCSGERTDIEAITRYLPWDPHESVKETSEYLDSLERKWDRGERAEYVIRPKPGEDGEGEIAGAGGLIVDWETLTGKPAIWLRKPFWGRGYSGERAAAMIELAFERLDLDLVAVPVQDGNERSRAAVERYVDEHGGQYDGIVRNATRRPDGEIIDHHRYTVTAEQYDS; this is encoded by the coding sequence CTGTTTCCCGAACGGATCGAGACCGAGCGACTGCGCCTCGAACGCCTCGGTCACGAGCACGTCGACGTCTTCGAGTATCACGAACTCTGTTCGGGCGAGCGGACGGATATCGAGGCCATCACCCGCTACCTGCCGTGGGACCCACACGAGAGCGTCAAGGAGACGAGCGAGTATCTCGACTCGCTCGAACGGAAGTGGGACAGGGGAGAGCGCGCAGAGTACGTAATCCGGCCGAAACCCGGTGAGGACGGCGAGGGTGAGATCGCTGGCGCGGGGGGACTGATCGTCGACTGGGAGACGCTAACCGGGAAACCGGCGATCTGGCTCCGAAAACCGTTCTGGGGGCGGGGGTACTCCGGCGAGCGGGCCGCCGCGATGATCGAGCTGGCGTTCGAGCGACTCGATCTCGATCTGGTGGCCGTCCCGGTCCAGGACGGAAACGAGCGCTCCCGGGCCGCCGTCGAGCGGTACGTCGACGAACACGGCGGGCAGTACGACGGCATCGTCCGCAACGCGACGCGGCGGCCCGATGGCGAGATCATCGACCACCATCGGTACACGGTCACGGCCGAGCAGTACGACAGCTAG
- a CDS encoding urease subunit beta, which produces MNGVSDGVVPGELIRTDDPVQINAGRETTEVTVENTGDRPVQVGSHYHFFEANPKLDFDREAAFGMRLNVPAGTAIRFEPGTERDVPLVTIGGDGIVQGMAGLTNGDIHDDDVKQRALERASERGFLGVTE; this is translated from the coding sequence GTGAACGGCGTGTCTGACGGGGTCGTACCGGGCGAACTGATTCGGACGGATGATCCGGTACAGATCAATGCGGGGCGTGAAACGACCGAAGTCACGGTCGAGAACACCGGCGACCGGCCGGTACAGGTCGGCTCTCATTACCATTTCTTCGAGGCAAACCCGAAGCTCGATTTCGATCGCGAAGCTGCATTCGGGATGCGGCTGAACGTCCCGGCAGGGACGGCGATCCGGTTCGAGCCCGGCACCGAGCGAGACGTGCCGCTGGTGACGATCGGTGGGGACGGTATCGTTCAGGGAATGGCAGGACTCACCAACGGTGATATCCACGATGACGACGTGAAGCAGCGAGCGCTGGAACGGGCGAGCGAGCGCGGCTTTCTGGGGGTGACGGAATGA
- a CDS encoding metal ABC transporter solute-binding protein, Zn/Mn family: MTTRRDLLRGSGALMTGTVLAGCTLSAEDSDLFASFFTLAEFTRAVAGDAYEVENAVPTGGHGHGWTPSVDMLPSIVESQAFVYLDIDGFQPWAREAAEQVRDEHEDEVLLVDALAGIELLEYDGHGGHSDGDDHDDEIGQIHAIELIDRSIDQPVGEAHGDHWHGGPSDVPLGEHVSLGAVVTDEDGVEVPLGDDTPYALDARVENGGSALDVESHGDHVHLHGEAVGTVDVVFQLVEDGEPRWEAPPATTTVGASDDGDDAGHSDTGHGHDDDGHDHDHTHGEHDAKFFTDPLRAKQGIRNIRDALVELDPENTDSYEANAAAYIERLDDLHEQYEKSLADREHDVVVIAGHDSFRYLGDRYGFEIHTPVGLSPDHEPAPDEIAETVGLVEDQGIDCILWDYFDGNDIATVIADEADHEVDIEMVSPAESVTQEWDEEGVGSYLSQMEEINLPAFAKALGAK; encoded by the coding sequence ATGACGACCAGACGGGATCTGCTCCGTGGCTCCGGGGCGCTGATGACGGGAACTGTGCTTGCCGGGTGTACGTTGTCCGCAGAGGACAGTGATCTGTTCGCCTCGTTTTTTACGCTCGCGGAATTCACACGCGCAGTAGCCGGTGATGCGTACGAGGTCGAAAACGCCGTTCCCACGGGCGGGCACGGACATGGCTGGACGCCGTCGGTCGATATGCTCCCCTCGATCGTCGAGTCACAGGCGTTCGTCTACCTCGATATCGATGGGTTCCAGCCCTGGGCCAGAGAAGCTGCAGAGCAGGTACGCGACGAGCACGAGGACGAGGTCCTCCTCGTCGACGCACTGGCGGGGATCGAGCTACTGGAGTACGACGGTCACGGTGGACATAGCGACGGGGACGATCACGACGACGAAATCGGCCAAATACACGCTATCGAGCTGATCGATCGCTCGATCGACCAGCCTGTCGGCGAGGCCCACGGCGACCACTGGCACGGTGGGCCGTCGGATGTTCCACTCGGGGAGCACGTTTCACTCGGCGCAGTCGTTACCGACGAGGACGGTGTCGAGGTTCCGCTGGGCGATGACACCCCGTACGCACTCGACGCCCGCGTCGAGAACGGCGGCAGCGCGCTCGATGTCGAGAGCCACGGCGATCACGTTCACCTGCACGGGGAAGCCGTCGGGACGGTCGATGTCGTGTTCCAGCTCGTCGAGGACGGCGAGCCTCGCTGGGAAGCACCACCGGCGACCACGACGGTCGGTGCGTCTGACGACGGCGACGACGCGGGACATTCGGATACCGGACACGGTCACGACGATGACGGTCACGACCACGATCACACCCACGGTGAGCACGACGCAAAGTTCTTCACCGACCCGCTCAGGGCAAAGCAGGGGATCCGGAACATACGGGATGCACTCGTCGAACTCGATCCCGAGAACACCGACAGTTACGAGGCGAACGCTGCGGCGTACATCGAGCGACTCGACGACCTGCACGAGCAGTACGAGAAGAGCCTCGCCGACCGCGAACACGACGTAGTAGTCATCGCGGGCCACGACTCGTTTCGCTATCTCGGCGACCGGTATGGGTTCGAGATCCACACGCCGGTCGGGCTCTCGCCGGATCACGAGCCAGCGCCCGACGAGATCGCGGAGACTGTCGGGCTCGTCGAGGACCAGGGTATCGACTGCATCCTCTGGGACTACTTCGACGGGAACGATATCGCGACGGTGATCGCCGACGAGGCCGACCACGAGGTCGACATCGAGATGGTCTCACCCGCCGAGAGCGTCACCCAGGAGTGGGACGAAGAGGGGGTCGGGAGTTACCTCAGCCAGATGGAAGAGATCAATCTCCCGGCGTTCGCGAAAGCACTGGGTGCAAAGTAG
- a CDS encoding PH domain-containing protein has translation MREQLEDVDAAALTVPPQSLNPKVRIVWIVQSLISATFLGVIAGAIEFAVLDVGIWVGPAVFGVFALLGVVHAILRYRVWEYEVREDALYLERGVITRVRTVVPYVRIQHVDASRGPVERLVGLASSVVYTAGSRGADVTIPGLTADGADDLQHRLKQMAILAEGDDAV, from the coding sequence TTGCGAGAACAGCTCGAAGACGTCGACGCGGCAGCGCTCACCGTCCCCCCGCAGTCGCTAAACCCGAAAGTGCGGATCGTCTGGATCGTCCAGTCGCTGATCTCTGCGACCTTCCTCGGGGTCATCGCGGGAGCGATCGAGTTTGCAGTCCTCGATGTCGGGATCTGGGTTGGTCCCGCCGTCTTCGGCGTGTTCGCCCTGCTCGGCGTCGTCCACGCCATCCTGCGATACCGCGTCTGGGAGTACGAGGTGCGCGAGGACGCGCTCTATCTCGAACGTGGGGTCATCACGCGCGTCCGTACCGTCGTGCCGTACGTCCGCATCCAGCACGTCGACGCCAGCCGTGGGCCGGTCGAACGGCTAGTCGGGCTCGCGTCGTCGGTCGTCTACACCGCCGGTTCGCGCGGCGCTGACGTGACGATCCCGGGCCTCACCGCCGACGGGGCTGACGACCTCCAGCATCGGCTCAAGCAGATGGCGATTCTGGCCGAGGGCGACGACGCCGTATGA
- a CDS encoding amidohydrolase encodes METDATLLHGGRVYPLGESTASSDAIRFEDGVVSGVGIGARERSSARRIDLDGRVVVPGFHDAHTHVLWVGLYERETDLGGVESRRDVLAQLAANAGRTEPGEWVLGFGYDESGWDDDTRLRRAELDDISDQHPIVVQRVDGHTLSLNTRAIERLEFAGADGVERDATGTPTGIVVEEAAGLVQRETYPDRERARELLDAACDRLHELGVTSVQDMAGLTTPSGTGDPMHAAFQRARRDGELSLRIGYYIHVERAEELAALELASGFGDDRLRILGVKLFVDGSIGSRTAKLDGEFADDPGNTGEFVIDRSQLDSVLNQAAERSQRVAVHAIGDAAIDRVLDAFETVADRYETSPPNLRIEHLELATDSQLDRVASIDALASMQPNFLQWAGDSGLYADRLESRWHGRTNRLRDVRDRGIDLAFGSDTMPSGPLYGIHHAVNAPTAAQRLDVGDALRAYTHGGAVAEGTDDWKGTLEPGMVADAVVLDSDPFERPGTIEDISVVGTIVDGEIVYDDGVT; translated from the coding sequence ATGGAAACGGATGCAACACTTCTACACGGGGGGCGGGTGTATCCGCTGGGCGAATCCACCGCTTCGTCGGACGCCATCAGGTTTGAGGACGGCGTCGTCTCGGGTGTAGGCATTGGAGCACGCGAGAGGAGTTCGGCCCGTCGGATCGACCTCGACGGACGCGTCGTCGTGCCCGGGTTTCACGATGCCCATACACACGTTCTCTGGGTCGGGCTCTACGAACGGGAGACGGATCTCGGCGGCGTGGAGAGCAGACGGGACGTGCTGGCGCAGCTGGCCGCCAACGCTGGTCGCACCGAACCAGGGGAGTGGGTACTTGGATTCGGCTACGACGAGAGCGGATGGGACGACGATACCCGACTTCGCCGGGCGGAGCTCGACGACATCAGCGATCAGCACCCGATCGTCGTGCAGCGAGTCGACGGACACACGCTCTCGCTGAACACGCGAGCGATCGAGCGCCTCGAGTTCGCCGGAGCGGACGGTGTCGAGCGAGACGCCACTGGCACGCCGACCGGAATCGTGGTGGAGGAGGCCGCAGGACTCGTCCAGCGCGAGACATATCCCGACCGCGAGCGTGCGCGTGAACTGCTCGACGCCGCCTGCGACCGATTGCACGAACTCGGTGTCACGTCCGTCCAGGATATGGCGGGGCTAACGACACCCAGTGGAACGGGCGATCCCATGCATGCAGCCTTCCAGCGGGCCCGACGCGACGGCGAGTTGTCCCTCCGGATCGGCTACTACATCCACGTCGAGCGTGCCGAGGAACTGGCAGCCCTCGAGCTCGCATCCGGGTTCGGAGACGACCGACTCCGCATACTGGGTGTCAAGCTGTTCGTCGATGGATCGATCGGCTCCAGAACCGCGAAGCTCGACGGCGAGTTCGCTGACGATCCCGGCAACACGGGCGAGTTCGTGATCGACCGCAGTCAGCTCGACTCAGTTCTCAATCAGGCGGCAGAGCGCTCCCAGCGGGTCGCCGTCCACGCGATCGGCGACGCCGCGATCGACCGGGTTCTGGACGCGTTCGAGACCGTCGCCGATCGGTACGAGACGTCCCCGCCGAACCTCCGTATCGAACATCTCGAGTTGGCGACCGACAGCCAACTGGACAGGGTCGCGTCGATCGACGCTCTCGCAAGCATGCAGCCGAACTTCCTGCAGTGGGCCGGGGACTCGGGGCTCTACGCCGATCGGCTCGAATCGCGCTGGCACGGCCGGACGAACCGACTCCGCGATGTCCGGGATCGGGGGATCGATCTGGCCTTCGGCAGCGATACGATGCCGTCCGGGCCGCTGTACGGGATCCACCACGCAGTCAATGCACCGACCGCTGCCCAGCGGCTCGACGTCGGCGACGCGCTCAGGGCGTACACCCACGGGGGTGCAGTCGCGGAGGGGACCGACGACTGGAAAGGCACGCTAGAACCGGGGATGGTTGCCGATGCGGTTGTTCTCGATAGCGATCCCTTCGAGCGGCCCGGGACGATCGAGGACATCTCCGTCGTTGGAACGATCGTCGACGGGGAGATCGTCTACGATGACGGAGTGACGTGA
- a CDS encoding PH domain-containing protein, with product MSTKLHPLSVPYRSVQTALGLLWIVFLIGFSGTAVIGGTTGALIFGAAILAGLVGAVVWEFLYFQRFEYELTDDTFDLVSGVVSRRNREIPYRRIQNVGISRNVIQRLAGIAEVSLETAGGSSAEAQLRYVSFEEAKRLQNELSRRKRRRSATESAAETDDEGVSERETEQLFEITEWELAVLGVVSIDLRLIPLLTLAIPFLSPALADPALWAGPLYVVAPLAAIVLYLLTSIASGIISVTNYYDFQLVRTGEELRFERGLLQRYSGTIPLEKVQTLTISENVLERAVGYASLLIETAGYSPGEAGGSQSAIPIAKRERVLRLAQSIEPYGDVEFERPPKRARERYFFRYLGVLGVLTGLVFLAERFFVPGLEWYWMLLGVIAVPIGAHLKWKHLGYALVDDHVVTRAGFWNRTTTVVPYHRVQTVLDSQTIFQRRRKLATLTIDTAGSSSLIGQDARAIDIDRERANELREDVADRLQESLAGRTAPEDKLFDPAGTETAGAEDSPSVSPGE from the coding sequence ATGAGCACGAAGCTGCACCCGCTTTCGGTACCCTACCGGAGCGTCCAGACGGCGCTTGGCCTGCTCTGGATCGTCTTCCTGATCGGGTTTTCGGGGACCGCCGTCATCGGTGGGACGACCGGGGCACTGATCTTCGGCGCTGCGATCCTCGCCGGACTCGTCGGCGCAGTCGTCTGGGAGTTCCTCTACTTCCAGCGCTTCGAGTACGAGCTGACCGACGACACGTTCGATCTGGTCTCCGGCGTCGTCTCGCGGCGAAACCGTGAGATCCCCTACCGGCGGATCCAGAACGTCGGGATCAGTCGCAACGTGATCCAGCGACTCGCCGGCATCGCCGAGGTCTCACTGGAGACCGCCGGTGGGAGCTCAGCCGAAGCACAACTTCGCTACGTCAGCTTCGAGGAAGCAAAGCGCCTGCAGAATGAACTGAGTCGGCGGAAGCGACGCCGCTCGGCGACAGAAAGCGCAGCGGAAACGGATGACGAGGGTGTTTCCGAACGTGAGACCGAGCAATTGTTCGAGATCACCGAGTGGGAGTTGGCGGTCCTCGGTGTCGTCTCGATCGATCTGCGACTGATTCCGCTGTTGACGCTTGCGATCCCGTTTCTCTCGCCTGCACTCGCGGATCCTGCGCTGTGGGCTGGCCCCCTGTACGTCGTCGCACCGCTTGCTGCTATCGTGCTCTACCTGCTGACATCGATCGCTAGCGGGATTATCTCGGTGACGAACTACTACGACTTCCAGCTCGTTCGGACGGGCGAGGAACTCCGATTCGAGCGTGGGCTCCTCCAGCGGTACAGTGGGACGATCCCGCTGGAGAAAGTCCAGACGTTGACGATCAGCGAGAACGTTCTCGAACGCGCCGTCGGCTACGCCTCCTTGCTCATCGAGACGGCGGGCTACTCGCCGGGCGAGGCGGGCGGCTCCCAGTCGGCCATTCCGATCGCGAAACGCGAGCGCGTGCTCCGGCTCGCCCAGTCGATCGAACCGTACGGTGACGTCGAGTTCGAGCGTCCACCGAAACGCGCCCGTGAGCGGTACTTCTTCCGCTATCTCGGCGTGCTGGGCGTCCTGACCGGGCTCGTCTTCCTCGCCGAGCGCTTCTTCGTGCCCGGGCTGGAGTGGTACTGGATGCTACTGGGCGTGATTGCGGTGCCGATCGGCGCACATCTCAAATGGAAACACCTCGGCTACGCTCTGGTCGACGATCACGTCGTCACGCGGGCGGGCTTCTGGAATCGAACCACGACGGTGGTCCCGTACCACCGCGTCCAGACCGTGCTTGACAGCCAGACGATCTTCCAGCGTCGCCGCAAGCTTGCGACGCTCACGATCGACACCGCCGGCTCCAGTAGCTTGATCGGCCAGGACGCCAGAGCGATCGATATCGACCGCGAGCGAGCGAACGAGCTACGCGAGGACGTCGCCGACAGGTTGCAAGAATCCCTCGCAGGCCGGACCGCGCCCGAGGACAAACTGTTCGATCCCGCGGGGACGGAGACGGCGGGGGCCGAGGACTCGCCCTCGGTGTCGCCGGGTGAGTGA